A segment of the Aureliella helgolandensis genome:
ACGGCAGAGGAGGTGGCGGCGCCCTCGATTAAAATTCGGCACTGGCATTTCGTCGCAGGTTTGCCCGATGAATTGGCACAGTTTGAAACCGTGTTTTGGGAGCCCAATGATACCGACTCGCTGCGGGCTTGGTTGGCTGAACCGGATCGGATCGCTGGAGATTCTATCCTGGAGATTGGCACGGGATCGGGGCTGGTCGCACTGTGGTGCGTGGCGCATGGCGCAGCCCAAGTGGTGGCTACGGATATTAATCCAGCCGCATGTGCCAACGCGTCGTACAACGCTCAGCATCTGGGATATGATCGGCAGATTGAGGTTCGGCAAGTGCGTGTCGGCAAGCCTGCTCCGTTCTCGACGGTCGAGGCATCCGAGCAATTTGATTTGATTATTTCGAATCCACCTTGGGAGGATGCCCCCGTCGACGAAGAGGCTGCTTATGCCCTGTATGATCCTGGTTTTCAATTGCTCGATAGCTTGCTCACAGACTCGCCAGCACACCTGCTACCCGGCGGGAAGCTCTTGCTGGCCTATGGAGCACGTGTGGCCATCGAGCGGATCGTAGAGCGAGCACCCGAGTTGGGGTGGAGCGTCCGTATCGTGGATGCTCGGGAGGTCGCTAGCCTCCCTTCCGTCTTCTTGCCTGGTATTCTGTTAGAGCTCACCAGGACTTGACCCTTCTCTAGTATCGCCTAAGGCTGAATTGTTCCCGCTGGCGCGAGGCCGCCGGGCCGGTTTGCGCGGTTTATTGGGAGATTATGCAGGATGCGCTCCGCAAACGCGAGGGAATCCTGACCCGCTGCAGGCATTCACGCCCGACTCGTAAGCCAGTTGGGGCGCTGGAAGCGACGCTCCACAACCGGCTACGCTGTGCTAAAACCACTTTGCTAGATGTCGGTGCCGGAATAGCAGACGGTAGAATCCGTGACGGCGGAAGTGAGGTGCGGGGCGCGATCAATGCTATAACTCGTTCGCTAGCTGAGCGTGCCGTAGAAGCTTCTCAATGAACCACTAACTCCTCTTGCTGATTCCCATGGACATACTCGATTCGATCAACACTGACGTCCCGGCCGATAGGCTGAGGAGCGTGAACTCGCTCGCCATCAATCAATCCGGGGATTGGGTCGTCTATTGGATGACGGCGTTCCGGCGCACGCGTTCCAATTTTGCGCTGCAGTACGCGAGAGATTGCGCTCAAGCATTGGGCAAGCCACTGGTGATTCTGGAGGCATTGCGCGTTCGTTATCGCTGGGCCAGCGACCGTTTTCATCGATTTGTGATCGAGGGAATGCGGGACAATGAGCAGGCATGTCGGTCTGCTGGCGCGCTCTACTATCCTTACGTTGAACCGCGGCCTGGAGCGGGAGCGGGTTTGTTAGCCGAGTTGGCCAAGCGGTCTTGCTTAGTGGTGAGCGACGATTTTCCCTGCTTTTTCCACCCACACCTGTATGCCAAACTGGCTAGGACGCTTCCAGCGCGGTTGCAGTTGGTGGATTCGAATTGCCTCATGCCACTGGCCGTTCCCGAGCGGACGTTTACGGTGGCCCACTCCTACCGCCGGTTCATGCAGAAGGAGCTGCCCAAGCAT
Coding sequences within it:
- a CDS encoding methyltransferase; this encodes MLQRQEVRVLRRQRLGKTGGAITLALFLLSALLLCSILWWLVVQSAPGAPDEYHFHLADETAEEVAAPSIKIRHWHFVAGLPDELAQFETVFWEPNDTDSLRAWLAEPDRIAGDSILEIGTGSGLVALWCVAHGAAQVVATDINPAACANASYNAQHLGYDRQIEVRQVRVGKPAPFSTVEASEQFDLIISNPPWEDAPVDEEAAYALYDPGFQLLDSLLTDSPAHLLPGGKLLLAYGARVAIERIVERAPELGWSVRIVDAREVASLPSVFLPGILLELTRT